The Bacillota bacterium genome includes a window with the following:
- a CDS encoding CoA transferase produces the protein MDPGNPPLSGLKVIDAATMMAAPWAATYLGDYGAEVIKVEHPKTGDQSRKFGTVKDDIGLFWKSLSRNKKCVTLNFSRPEGQEVFLKLAKDADVFIENFRPGTLEKWGLGWDVLHANNPRLIVLRCTGFGQTGPYAQRAGFGTVAESMSGFAAMNGYPDSGPTLPPIALADGVTSIFAALAIMIAVYERDVRGSGLGQVIDICLYEPLMRLVEASIIDYDLLKILPTRMGNRINTAAPRTVYKTGDGKWVGLSASAQPIAEKVFQAIGRPELITDPRFKDNPSRVQNVDELDAIIGGWMLEHTQAEVMDILLGAGAVVGPIYNMDQIFTDPQVVHRESLVSVKDKDFGQVTMPNVVAKFSRTPGSIRFTGPAKGEHNEEVFGALGLSADDLKRLKDKEVI, from the coding sequence GTGGACCCAGGCAATCCCCCCCTGAGCGGCCTGAAAGTGATCGACGCCGCCACGATGATGGCGGCTCCCTGGGCGGCAACCTACCTGGGGGACTACGGGGCCGAGGTGATCAAGGTCGAGCACCCCAAGACCGGCGACCAGTCCCGCAAGTTCGGCACGGTCAAGGACGACATCGGCCTGTTCTGGAAGAGCCTGTCCCGCAACAAGAAATGCGTCACCCTGAACTTCAGCCGACCCGAGGGCCAAGAGGTCTTCCTCAAGCTGGCTAAGGATGCCGACGTCTTCATCGAGAACTTCCGTCCCGGGACCCTCGAGAAATGGGGGCTCGGGTGGGACGTCCTCCACGCCAATAACCCGCGCCTGATCGTCCTCCGCTGCACCGGCTTCGGCCAGACGGGCCCCTACGCCCAGCGGGCCGGTTTCGGCACGGTGGCCGAATCGATGAGTGGGTTCGCGGCCATGAACGGCTACCCAGACAGCGGGCCGACCCTCCCGCCGATCGCCCTCGCCGACGGGGTGACCAGCATCTTCGCGGCCCTGGCGATCATGATCGCCGTCTACGAGCGGGATGTCCGCGGCAGCGGGTTGGGTCAGGTCATCGACATCTGCCTTTACGAGCCCCTGATGCGGCTGGTCGAAGCCTCGATCATCGACTATGACCTGTTGAAGATCCTCCCGACGCGGATGGGCAACCGGATCAACACGGCCGCCCCGCGCACCGTCTACAAGACCGGCGACGGCAAGTGGGTCGGCCTCTCGGCCAGCGCGCAACCCATCGCCGAGAAGGTCTTCCAGGCCATCGGCCGCCCCGAGCTGATCACCGACCCGCGCTTCAAGGACAACCCGAGCCGGGTCCAGAACGTCGACGAGCTTGACGCGATCATCGGCGGATGGATGCTCGAGCACACCCAGGCCGAGGTGATGGACATTCTCCTCGGGGCTGGGGCCGTGGTCGGGCCGATCTACAATATGGATCAGATCTTCACTGATCCGCAGGTCGTCCACCGTGAATCGCTGGTCTCCGTCAAGGATAAGGATTTCGGGCAGGTCACCATGCCCAACGTGGTCGCCAAGTTCTCGCGGACGCCCGGCTCGATCCGCTTCACCGGACCGGCCAAAGGGGAGCACAACGAGGAGGTCTTCGGCGCCCTGGGGTTGTCCGCGGATGACCTCAAGCGGCTGAAGGACAAAGAGGTGATCTGA
- a CDS encoding aldehyde ferredoxin oxidoreductase family protein has product MLYGYAGQILRVDLSTGTITKEPLTEAFAKAWIGGRGFVSRVVWKEVPPGADPLGPDNVLVIATGPLNGTLALGSGRAHFGAKSPATGGYGDSNMGGHFAPELKQAGYDLVIIRGQAEKPTYLFIDDDKVELRDAGHLWGLGTFKAEETLKRELGQDFQIALIGPAGEKLVKFACIGHDYGRQAGRTGLGAVAGSKRLKAVAVRGHGSVRVADIDQAYAQSKEMYQACFDNPGLAQWTPEGTSGVVNWVNQIGAFPTRNFSSSWFEGHQGINGAALLAKLNPISKGCHGCPTPCGKYSMAKSQFGTVPVEGPEYETAALVGGSCGLGEVADVAYINHLLDDLGLDTISGGAVIGFTMECFEKGLLTKEQIGREARFGDAGAAVYLAQKIGAREGLGDLLAEGTRRAAEAIGPAAMRIAPQVKGLEISGYESRYAPANMLAYMTCDIGAHHSRAWAITHDVQVGQDEFKGKAQKVVELQHLRPIFDHLGVCRLQWVEIGFDYHHYPRLLKAVTGWDLTWDDLMRVSEKVWNQNRCFFQREVPGFGRGWDYPPARQAEEAIPTGPAKGKFIPRERLDDLLDDYYRLRGWTADGLPTRAKLEELGLADVAEVQHQQIKGRGTVHEDW; this is encoded by the coding sequence ATGCTGTACGGATACGCTGGTCAGATCCTTCGAGTCGACCTGTCCACCGGGACGATCACCAAGGAGCCCCTGACCGAGGCTTTCGCCAAGGCCTGGATCGGCGGGCGCGGCTTCGTCTCCCGGGTCGTCTGGAAGGAAGTCCCCCCGGGCGCCGACCCCCTCGGCCCTGACAACGTCCTGGTCATCGCCACCGGGCCCCTCAACGGGACCCTGGCCCTGGGCTCGGGCCGCGCCCATTTCGGCGCCAAGTCACCGGCCACCGGCGGCTACGGCGACTCCAACATGGGCGGCCACTTCGCCCCTGAGCTCAAGCAGGCCGGGTACGACCTGGTGATCATCCGCGGCCAGGCCGAGAAGCCGACCTACCTGTTCATCGACGACGACAAGGTCGAACTGAGAGACGCCGGTCATCTGTGGGGACTCGGCACCTTCAAGGCCGAGGAGACCCTGAAGAGGGAACTCGGCCAGGACTTCCAGATCGCCCTGATCGGGCCGGCCGGCGAGAAGCTGGTCAAGTTTGCCTGCATCGGCCACGACTACGGGCGGCAGGCCGGTCGCACGGGCCTCGGAGCGGTGGCCGGCAGCAAGCGCCTGAAGGCCGTCGCCGTGCGGGGCCACGGGTCCGTCCGGGTGGCCGACATCGACCAGGCCTACGCCCAGAGCAAGGAGATGTATCAAGCCTGCTTCGACAACCCGGGCCTGGCCCAGTGGACGCCGGAAGGGACGTCGGGCGTGGTCAATTGGGTCAACCAGATCGGCGCTTTCCCGACCCGCAACTTCTCCAGCTCGTGGTTCGAAGGGCACCAGGGGATCAACGGGGCGGCCCTCCTGGCCAAGCTCAACCCGATCAGCAAGGGGTGTCATGGTTGCCCGACCCCCTGCGGCAAGTACTCGATGGCCAAGTCGCAGTTCGGAACGGTCCCCGTCGAGGGACCCGAGTATGAGACCGCGGCCCTGGTCGGCGGGAGCTGCGGGCTGGGGGAGGTGGCCGACGTGGCCTATATCAACCACCTCCTCGACGACCTCGGCTTGGACACCATCTCCGGCGGCGCGGTCATCGGCTTCACCATGGAGTGCTTCGAGAAGGGCCTCCTGACCAAGGAGCAGATCGGCCGCGAGGCCCGGTTCGGGGACGCCGGGGCCGCCGTCTACCTGGCCCAGAAGATCGGCGCCCGGGAAGGCCTGGGCGATCTCCTGGCCGAGGGGACCAGGCGGGCGGCCGAGGCCATCGGGCCGGCGGCGATGAGGATCGCCCCGCAGGTCAAGGGGCTCGAGATCTCCGGCTACGAATCGCGCTACGCCCCGGCCAACATGCTGGCCTATATGACCTGCGACATCGGGGCGCACCACAGCCGGGCCTGGGCGATCACCCATGACGTCCAGGTCGGCCAGGACGAGTTTAAGGGCAAGGCCCAGAAGGTCGTCGAGCTGCAGCACCTGCGACCGATCTTCGACCACCTGGGGGTCTGCCGGCTGCAGTGGGTCGAGATCGGCTTCGACTACCACCACTACCCGCGGCTCCTCAAGGCGGTCACCGGTTGGGACCTTACCTGGGACGACCTGATGAGAGTGTCGGAGAAGGTCTGGAACCAGAACCGCTGCTTCTTCCAACGCGAGGTGCCGGGGTTCGGCCGCGGCTGGGACTACCCGCCGGCCCGTCAGGCCGAGGAGGCCATCCCGACCGGGCCGGCCAAGGGCAAGTTCATCCCCCGGGAGCGCCTGGACGATCTCCTCGACGACTACTACCGCCTGCGGGGATGGACCGCGGACGGCCTACCGACCCGGGCCAAGCTGGAGGAACTGGGTCTGGCCGATGTGGCCGAGGTACAGCACCAACAGATCAAGGGAAGGGGGACTGTCCATGAAGACTGGTGA
- a CDS encoding succinylglutamate desuccinylase/aspartoacylase family protein: MKTGEPLQVGPLSALPGTKVRGFLPVNGPGYQINMPLTVIRSKNDGPVVGVTAGVHGAEYPGIIAAVQLAHDLKPDDLSRGAVVIVSIVNVPAFFGRATYINPLDGLNLNRTYPGKPTGTISEQMVHEHHKNVILSCDYFIDLHGGDMVEAILPFVLYFKSGNVEQDTVARKMANVYGIPRVLEGTVPGSGYAAAALAGKPAIIAEAGGQGLLDPQDLAFHVNGVKNILSLLGVMPLKAGEVKLLPNLKMVWHSSSRRGIFLPRIKCGDPVVKGQSIGKLVDVFGDDLEDVVSQASGEVLFVVTCPPVNQGDALFAVLTEGESS, from the coding sequence ATGAAGACTGGTGAGCCATTGCAGGTCGGCCCGCTTTCAGCCCTCCCGGGAACGAAGGTCCGGGGCTTCCTACCCGTCAACGGCCCCGGTTACCAGATCAACATGCCCCTCACGGTGATCCGGAGCAAGAACGACGGACCCGTGGTCGGGGTGACCGCAGGCGTCCATGGCGCCGAGTACCCGGGGATCATCGCCGCCGTTCAACTGGCTCACGATCTCAAGCCTGACGATTTAAGCCGCGGAGCCGTGGTCATCGTCTCCATCGTCAACGTGCCGGCCTTCTTCGGTCGAGCGACCTACATCAACCCGCTCGACGGCCTCAACCTGAATCGCACCTATCCCGGCAAACCCACCGGGACCATCAGCGAACAGATGGTCCACGAACACCACAAAAACGTCATTCTCTCTTGCGACTACTTCATCGATCTGCACGGGGGAGACATGGTCGAGGCCATCCTGCCCTTCGTCCTCTACTTCAAGTCGGGGAACGTCGAGCAGGATACCGTCGCTCGGAAGATGGCCAATGTCTACGGTATCCCGCGGGTTCTCGAGGGCACCGTTCCGGGGTCCGGGTACGCCGCGGCGGCGTTGGCCGGCAAGCCGGCGATCATCGCCGAAGCCGGCGGCCAGGGGCTCCTTGACCCTCAAGACCTGGCCTTCCACGTCAATGGGGTGAAGAACATCCTGTCCCTGCTGGGTGTGATGCCGCTCAAGGCCGGCGAGGTCAAGCTGTTGCCGAACCTCAAGATGGTCTGGCACAGCTCGAGCCGGCGCGGGATCTTCCTCCCGAGGATCAAGTGCGGCGACCCGGTGGTGAAGGGCCAGAGTATCGGTAAGCTGGTCGATGTCTTTGGGGATGACCTGGAGGACGTGGTCTCACAGGCCTCGGGGGAGGTTCTGTTCGTGGTCACCTGTCCTCCTGTCAATCAGGGCGATGCCCTGTTCGCGGTGCTCACCGAGGGTGAAAGCAGCTAG
- a CDS encoding 4Fe-4S binding protein, whose translation MKIGLKEERCSGCQVCQMACSVSLFKELNPKKSALAVEGEFPTPGRYRIRVCDQCGKCAEACPVEAIAEGDDGVFRIDRDLCTGCLACVEACPFKVMRTITGDDIPFKCTLCGECIRLCPRSAVYDLDGDIAEKRWY comes from the coding sequence ATGAAGATCGGACTCAAAGAGGAACGGTGCTCCGGCTGCCAGGTGTGCCAGATGGCCTGCTCGGTCAGCTTGTTCAAGGAGCTCAACCCGAAGAAGTCGGCCCTGGCTGTGGAGGGCGAGTTCCCGACGCCAGGGCGGTATCGGATCAGGGTCTGCGACCAATGCGGCAAGTGCGCCGAGGCCTGTCCGGTGGAGGCCATCGCCGAGGGTGACGACGGCGTCTTCCGGATCGATCGCGACCTGTGCACGGGTTGCCTGGCCTGCGTGGAAGCCTGCCCGTTCAAAGTGATGCGGACAATCACCGGCGATGACATCCCCTTCAAGTGCACCCTCTGCGGCGAGTGCATCCGGCTCTGCCCGCGGAGCGCGGTCTACGACCTCGACGGGGACATCGCCGAGAAGCGGTGGTACTGA
- a CDS encoding FadR/GntR family transcriptional regulator, with product MEIADRRDREKRRYEDIINRIRTLMIEGRLSPGDKLLPERQLAEMLGVSRGSVREALTVLQTMGVIEVSPGGGAYVRQVRFSDLIQSFAFVAFKEYQAVVDLLEVRKVLEVEAVALATSRAQPSDLTRILEDVVRFNRDVEAGLMPDESDSDFHAHIAEATENKVLASLMSMLSGLYRETYGPTRMRLVAAAGRAYAQDHRLIYEAMKRSDVDQACLAMAAHLDRIISGFRELEKESQQPTIQAID from the coding sequence TTGGAGATCGCCGATCGGAGAGACCGGGAGAAACGCCGGTATGAGGACATCATCAACCGGATCCGGACCCTGATGATCGAGGGTCGGCTGAGCCCGGGAGACAAACTCCTTCCCGAACGCCAATTGGCCGAGATGCTCGGAGTCAGCCGGGGGTCGGTCCGGGAGGCCCTGACCGTCCTGCAGACGATGGGGGTCATCGAGGTCAGCCCGGGGGGCGGCGCCTATGTCCGTCAGGTCAGGTTCAGCGACCTGATCCAGTCCTTCGCCTTCGTCGCCTTCAAGGAATACCAGGCCGTCGTCGACCTTCTGGAGGTGCGCAAGGTCCTCGAGGTCGAGGCGGTCGCCCTGGCCACTTCCCGGGCCCAACCCTCGGACCTGACCCGGATCCTCGAGGACGTCGTCCGCTTCAACCGGGATGTCGAGGCCGGGCTCATGCCGGATGAGTCGGACAGCGACTTCCACGCCCACATCGCCGAGGCCACCGAGAACAAGGTCCTGGCCAGCCTGATGTCCATGCTCAGCGGGCTCTACCGGGAGACCTACGGTCCGACCAGGATGCGCTTGGTGGCCGCCGCCGGGCGGGCGTACGCCCAGGACCACCGGCTCATCTACGAGGCGATGAAGAGGTCGGACGTGGATCAGGCCTGCCTGGCGATGGCCGCCCACCTCGATCGGATCATCAGCGGCTTCCGGGAGCTGGAGAAGGAATCCCAGCAGCCGACCATTCAAGCCATCGACTGA